A genomic window from Aurantimicrobium photophilum includes:
- a CDS encoding FKBP-type peptidyl-prolyl cis-trans isomerase, which translates to MRRSSALFVSIALVAGLSACASPAADTSCTPLAESGSAVDKVKVTGGFGELPTATFPTPLTASKTERKILVKGDGSPALPGGAVTLDFTIYNGETGDILGQTKYDGTDLQTTSLDDTSLIHGLVATIQCAPAGSQIVSVIAPTDLLDPNGAPIGDLGKDTTLVVVADLISTSLAKANGKDQPAQDGFPAVVLDANGVPGVTVPKSKAPTELKVEVLKKGDGPVVKAGSSVTVHYTGVLWSDGTVFDSSWTRKSPATFSLNGVVPGFAQALEGQTVGSQIVAVIPPELGYGNQDNGTIPSGSTLVFVIDILGTTP; encoded by the coding sequence GTGCGACGTAGTTCTGCCCTTTTTGTCAGTATTGCCCTAGTTGCAGGCTTGAGTGCCTGCGCTTCCCCTGCCGCTGACACTTCCTGCACCCCTCTAGCTGAATCAGGATCGGCAGTAGACAAGGTCAAAGTCACTGGTGGTTTCGGCGAACTTCCTACTGCGACGTTCCCTACTCCACTCACTGCATCCAAGACTGAGCGAAAGATTCTGGTCAAGGGAGATGGATCGCCAGCACTTCCCGGTGGAGCAGTGACCCTTGATTTCACTATCTATAACGGTGAAACCGGTGACATTCTTGGCCAGACCAAATATGACGGTACTGATCTACAGACAACTTCGCTCGATGACACCAGCCTGATTCACGGACTTGTTGCCACGATCCAGTGTGCGCCTGCAGGAAGTCAGATTGTCTCAGTCATTGCCCCGACAGACCTTCTTGACCCCAATGGTGCTCCTATTGGTGATCTGGGTAAGGACACAACACTTGTCGTTGTTGCTGACCTCATCTCAACGAGCCTTGCAAAAGCTAATGGTAAAGATCAGCCTGCCCAAGACGGCTTTCCAGCAGTAGTTCTTGACGCAAACGGTGTTCCAGGAGTCACTGTTCCCAAGTCGAAGGCTCCTACTGAGCTCAAGGTTGAGGTTCTCAAAAAGGGTGACGGACCCGTGGTCAAGGCAGGAAGCTCGGTTACCGTGCACTACACCGGCGTTCTGTGGAGTGACGGAACTGTTTTTGATTCAAGCTGGACACGTAAGTCTCCTGCAACCTTCAGCCTCAACGGTGTTGTTCCTGGTTTTGCTCAGGCGCTTGAAGGTCAAACTGTGGGGTCCCAAATTGTTGCGGTCATTCCTCCAGAGCTGGGATACGGAAACCAGGACAACGGAACCATTCCTTCTGGTTCCACCCTGGTCTTCGTCATTGACATCTTGGGAACCACTCCCTAA
- a CDS encoding tRNA (adenine-N1)-methyltransferase, giving the protein MSHETTPRYMPGPFRAGDRCQLTDPKGKINTVSLKHGDEFHTHRGVVKHDDIIGLPDASVVLNSSGVEYLVMRPLLVDFVMSMPRGAAIIYPKEAQAILGQADIFPGARVVEAGVGSGALSLWLLRAIGPQGFLYSFERREEFAEIARANVSTFHGFTPDNWSVTVGDLQDALPSTVEPGQADRVVLDMLAPWECVDMVADALVPGGVVLMYVATVTQLSRVVEALRETGQFSHPQSSETIVRGWHVEGLAVRPEHRMIGHTAFLVTARKLAPGTVLPDLKRRASKSDFSAEDLEAWTPGVLGGREISPKSLRKRVRSATESAELSQAADSSSPAE; this is encoded by the coding sequence ATGTCACACGAAACAACTCCTCGCTATATGCCTGGTCCCTTCCGTGCTGGAGATAGGTGTCAGCTCACTGACCCCAAGGGCAAGATCAACACTGTTTCTCTCAAACATGGTGATGAGTTTCACACCCATCGTGGTGTGGTGAAGCACGATGACATCATTGGTCTTCCTGATGCATCGGTGGTCCTGAATAGCTCAGGCGTTGAATATTTGGTCATGCGCCCATTGCTCGTTGATTTCGTGATGTCTATGCCTCGTGGTGCGGCCATTATTTACCCTAAAGAAGCACAGGCAATTTTGGGTCAGGCCGATATTTTCCCCGGTGCTCGCGTCGTTGAAGCCGGAGTTGGTTCCGGAGCACTGTCACTGTGGTTGCTTCGTGCCATTGGTCCGCAAGGATTCTTATATTCATTTGAACGCCGTGAAGAATTTGCCGAGATCGCGAGAGCAAATGTTTCTACTTTTCATGGATTTACCCCTGATAACTGGTCGGTCACTGTAGGAGATCTTCAGGACGCACTGCCTTCGACGGTGGAGCCCGGACAAGCAGACCGTGTCGTTCTTGACATGTTGGCCCCGTGGGAATGTGTCGACATGGTGGCAGATGCTCTCGTTCCAGGTGGAGTAGTGCTGATGTATGTCGCCACAGTTACCCAGCTTTCGCGGGTTGTGGAGGCTCTTCGTGAAACAGGACAGTTCTCTCACCCTCAATCCAGTGAGACGATTGTGCGCGGTTGGCACGTTGAAGGATTAGCTGTTCGTCCAGAACACCGCATGATCGGACACACTGCGTTCTTGGTCACTGCTCGCAAACTTGCTCCTGGCACTGTTCTTCCTGATCTCAAGCGCCGTGCTTCCAAGAGCGATTTCAGCGCAGAAGATCTTGAAGCATGGACTCCCGGTGTCCTTGGTGGACGTGAGATTAGTCCCAAGAGTCTTCGTAAACGAGTGCGCTCTGCGACTGAAAGTGCAGAACTTTCCCAGGCAGCAGACAGCTCGTCGCCAGCTGAATAG
- a CDS encoding HAD family hydrolase, with the protein MSTSESSSFVMPEAILWDMDGTIVDSEEYWINAELELVELFGGTWTHKDGLELVGNGLPLTAAKLQQHGVKLSIDEIIQALTNRVLEQLEVAVPWRPGAVELIHQFQVAGIPQALVTMSIERMARSVVAMIPGLPLSEVVAGDNVITSKPDPEAYLLGAEKLDVDITKCVAFEDSPSGCQSAYSSGAVTVGVTNLVSLEDISTDVTLDTLVGVTSGQIFELYAAKRGLN; encoded by the coding sequence GTGAGTACTTCTGAATCCAGTTCATTTGTTATGCCCGAAGCAATTTTGTGGGACATGGACGGAACCATTGTGGATTCTGAGGAGTATTGGATCAATGCTGAACTTGAACTCGTTGAGCTATTCGGTGGCACGTGGACTCACAAAGATGGTTTAGAACTTGTCGGCAATGGGCTTCCCCTCACAGCGGCAAAGCTTCAACAGCATGGGGTCAAGCTCAGCATTGATGAGATTATTCAAGCTTTGACCAACCGAGTCTTAGAACAACTAGAGGTGGCTGTCCCGTGGCGACCGGGTGCCGTTGAGCTCATTCATCAATTTCAGGTTGCCGGTATTCCACAGGCCCTCGTCACAATGTCGATCGAGCGCATGGCTCGAAGCGTAGTGGCGATGATTCCCGGACTTCCCCTCTCAGAAGTCGTTGCCGGAGATAACGTCATCACGTCAAAACCTGATCCCGAAGCCTACCTTTTGGGTGCAGAAAAGCTCGATGTAGATATCACCAAATGTGTTGCCTTCGAGGATTCTCCCTCTGGATGTCAATCTGCCTATTCTTCTGGGGCGGTTACGGTGGGAGTCACAAATCTAGTTTCTTTGGAAGATATTTCCACCGACGTCACACTCGATACGCTCGTTGGCGTCACTTCTGGACAGATTTTTGAACTTTATGCAGCTAAGCGAGGACTGAACTAA
- a CDS encoding PAC2 family protein, whose translation MSKARNPFRGRLLVVAFEGWNDAGEAASSAVTTLQEQLDVIALHTVDPETYYDFQFNRPTIGFDEEGNRALTWPTSILYAPMVPAELDESVSEDLLLDVTGANANNIYLLQGVEPSRNWLTFTNEILDIALAADISAIVLLGSMLADVPHTRPISTFVSSENAAVRHELDVERSTYEGPVGILSVIAAAAEEADIPTVAIWASVPHYVHQGPSPKATLALIDKLEEIVDVVIPRGELVAEAAEWEENINKLAAEDEDMSSYIAQLEQARDMVDSPEATGESLAQEFERFLRTTDKPDGEGTEPQTGL comes from the coding sequence GTGAGTAAAGCACGCAATCCATTCCGAGGACGACTTCTTGTTGTTGCGTTTGAAGGCTGGAATGACGCCGGTGAGGCTGCTAGTTCGGCTGTTACAACTCTGCAAGAACAACTTGATGTGATTGCTCTCCACACTGTTGATCCTGAAACGTATTACGACTTCCAGTTCAACCGTCCAACCATTGGTTTTGATGAAGAGGGCAACAGGGCTTTGACCTGGCCAACCTCCATCCTCTACGCACCAATGGTTCCGGCAGAACTTGATGAGTCAGTGTCCGAGGATCTACTTTTAGACGTGACCGGAGCAAACGCCAACAACATCTACCTTCTGCAGGGTGTTGAACCAAGTCGAAATTGGTTGACTTTTACTAACGAGATTCTTGACATCGCTCTCGCCGCAGACATCTCTGCAATTGTTCTTCTCGGTTCGATGCTCGCTGACGTTCCTCACACTCGCCCAATTTCTACTTTTGTCTCAAGTGAAAATGCGGCAGTACGACACGAGCTCGATGTTGAACGAAGCACGTATGAAGGACCGGTTGGAATCCTCAGTGTGATTGCTGCAGCGGCAGAGGAAGCGGATATTCCCACTGTGGCTATTTGGGCTTCAGTTCCTCACTATGTCCACCAGGGCCCCAGCCCCAAAGCAACTTTGGCTTTGATCGATAAGTTGGAAGAAATCGTTGACGTTGTCATCCCACGCGGTGAACTCGTGGCTGAAGCAGCCGAATGGGAAGAAAACATCAACAAACTTGCTGCGGAAGACGAAGATATGTCTTCCTACATTGCACAGCTCGAGCAGGCACGAGACATGGTCGACTCCCCCGAAGCCACAGGCGAATCATTAGCTCAGGAGTTTGAGCGGTTCCTCAGAACAACAGATAAGCCCGACGGCGAGGGCACAGAACCACAAACTGGTCTTTAG
- a CDS encoding undecaprenyl-diphosphate phosphatase: MGFFEALFLGFVQGLTEFIPVSSSAHLRIIGEFLPHGGDPGATFTAITQLGTEAAVVVYFWRDLVRIVKHWSLALVGKMPRNDPDARMGWLIIVGSIPIIVLGLVFQDEIETTLRSLWIVATMLIVFGILLGVSDVVGKKTKSLQQLTVGRGIVFGFAQALSLIPGVSRSGGTITAGLFMGFSRTAAARYSFLLALPAVFGSGLYQLAKSFKEPQVFNGFETFGATVVAFIVGVGVIAFLMNWLGKHSFWPFVVYRLLLGGTLLALLATGVLQG; the protein is encoded by the coding sequence ATGGGTTTTTTCGAGGCACTATTTCTTGGTTTTGTTCAAGGACTTACGGAGTTCATCCCCGTTTCTAGCTCTGCTCATCTTCGTATCATTGGTGAATTTCTTCCACACGGCGGCGACCCTGGTGCAACGTTTACCGCGATAACCCAGTTGGGAACCGAAGCCGCAGTGGTTGTCTATTTCTGGCGTGACTTAGTTCGTATCGTCAAGCACTGGTCCTTAGCGCTGGTCGGAAAAATGCCCCGCAATGACCCTGATGCACGTATGGGGTGGCTGATCATCGTAGGTTCTATCCCCATCATCGTGTTGGGTTTGGTATTCCAAGACGAGATTGAGACGACGTTACGTTCTCTGTGGATCGTTGCCACAATGCTCATTGTCTTTGGCATCCTCCTTGGTGTTTCAGATGTCGTAGGTAAGAAAACGAAGAGCTTGCAACAGCTGACGGTAGGGCGAGGAATAGTTTTTGGTTTCGCCCAGGCCCTTTCCTTGATCCCAGGAGTTTCTCGCTCAGGCGGAACAATTACAGCAGGTTTGTTCATGGGGTTCTCCCGGACTGCGGCGGCTCGTTATTCGTTCCTCTTGGCACTGCCCGCTGTATTTGGAAGTGGTCTATACCAACTCGCAAAGAGCTTTAAGGAACCTCAAGTCTTCAACGGTTTTGAAACTTTTGGCGCAACAGTCGTTGCCTTTATCGTCGGTGTCGGCGTTATTGCGTTCTTGATGAACTGGCTCGGTAAGCACAGCTTCTGGCCATTCGTGGTTTACAGACTGCTGTTGGGTGGAACACTACTGGCACTCCTTGCTACAGGAGTTCTCCAGGGCTAA